AGATTGCTGAAGATCATCTGCACGGTGGCGTCGCGCAGAGGCAGATGCTCGGCATCCCCCTGCAGGTACCACTGACGCTGCAGCCAGGATTTGCGCCGCCGCGCTTCCTGCAGCATGGGTAGTGCCAGATCGACAGCAAGGACCCGGGCGCGGGGAAAATGGCGGTTGAGGCGGCGGGTCTGCAGACCGGTGCCGGCACCGAGATCGAGGAGGAACTGCGGATCGATCTTCAGTAGCTCCAGACGGGAAAGCATTTCCTGACCGACCTGATCCTGCAGGGTGGCCAGTGCCTCGTAGTCCTTCGCTGCCCGGGAAAAGTGACGCTGTACCAGATGCTTCTGCACGCTCATGGGAGAAAGACCTCGCGCAACGCAGCGGCACAAGCGGCAGGCTGGGCAAGAAAAGGGGCGTGGCCGCTGGGGAGGCAGTGCAGTACGCTGCCGGAGAGCGCTTGATGCAGATATCTGCCCGCCGCTGGTGGCACGATCCGATCGTCGCTGCCGGAAAGGATGAGCACCGGAAATGGCAAGGACCGCAGGGCGGGGCGCAGGTCGAGCCCCTGCAGAAAGCCCAGCCCCGCGCGCAGACAGCGCCGATCGGGTAAGGGCCAGTCTTCTACCCGCGGCAGATTCCGGCGTGCCTCGGCATCGCCCAGCACCTGCAGGGCGAGGAAGCGCCGCCGTACTGCCGCCGCATCGCCCTCGAGTTCGTCGGCAAAGGCCTGCAGTTGCGCTGCCGGGATCCCCGCCGACCAGTCACTGCGCTGGACAAAGCATGGGCTGCTGGCTGCCAGTACCAGACCGGCGATGGGCGGCTGCGGACCCAAGGCCAGGGCAAGGGCGATCAGCCCTCCCAGAGACCAGCCGAGGAGGATGGGCGGCTGGGGCAGCCCCAGCAGACACTCGCGCAGATGCGCCAGCTCTGCCTCCCAGTCCCAGCCTTCCGGGGGACAGGGACGGCTGCCGTGCCCCGGCAGATCCCAACACCCAGGGCGAAAGTCAGGCTGTAAATAGGGTAGCCAAGGGGCAAAGATGCGCCGATCCATTCCCCAACCGTGGAGCAGGATCAAGGGCTTGCTCTCGCAAGGGACACTCATACGCGCTCCAGGGCATGCAGCAGTTGCTCGATGTCCTCGATGCTGTGGGCGGCGCTGAGACTGATCCGCAGCCGCGCCTGCCCCTGGGGTACCGTTGGCGGTCGTACCGCCGGGCAGTAGATTCCTGCCGCGCGCAGCGCTGCGGCTGCCGCCAAGGCGGCGGCATTGCTCCCCAGGATCAGGCCCTGGATGGGGGTCTGGCTGGGCAGGAAGGGGCGTCCGTGCAGGCCGGCCTGCAAGCGCTGGCGTAGCCTCTGCAAGTGCTCACGCCGGTCTTGCGCCTGCTGTAACAGGGGCAGGGCCGCCAGGGTAGCCGCCGCCAGGGATGCCGGAAGCGCGGTGTGAAAGAGATAGCTGCGCGCCGCCTGCTGCAGCCAGCAGATGGGGAAAGCGGAACTGGCAACGAAGGCCCCATAGCTACCAAAGGCCTTGCCGAGGGTGCCGATACGCAGGATCAAGGCATCGCCATCGCATTGCCAATGTTCCACACTACCCCGCCCTTCCCGGCCAAGAACACCGAAGGCATGGGCCTCGTCGAGGATCAGGGCGGCGTCGTAGCGCTGAGCCAGAGCCAGTAGCTCCGGCAGGGGGGCAAGGTCGCCATCCATACTGAACACCCCTTCGCTGACGATCCAGGCCCGGCCACTGCGGGGCTTGCGCAGCAGGGTCTCCAGGTGTTCGAGATCGTTGTGGCGAAAGCGCTGCAGTCGCGCCCCACTCAAGCGGGCGCCATCGATGAGGGAGGCATGGGCGAGACGATCGAGAAAGAGGTGATCTTGCGCTGACGTCAGGGCGCCGAACACACCCAGGTTCGCCAAGTAGCCGGAGCCAAAGAGGAGTACCGCCTCCACGCCTAGCCACGAGGCCAGAGCTGCCGCGAGTTCCGCATGTTGCCGCCGCTCGCCGCCCAGCAGCGGGGCGGCCCCGGAGCCAAACTCGCCGACCGCGAAGCTCTGTTGCGCTGCTTCACGGAGCGCGGGGTGCCGTGCCAGACCGAGATAGTCGTTGCTGGCGAAAGAAAGCAGCAGCCTACCCGCAGCGTCGTGGTAGAGGGGACGCATTCCTGGCGCTGGCTGCAGGACTTCGGTCTGCCGCAGCAAGCCCAAGGCGCTACGCTCCGCCAGGGCCTGTGCCCAACCGTCTTCCATGCTGCGTCGATTCATCGCGACGGTATAGGGGAGGCGCGCGTACCTTGTCAACGGCAGACTGAGGGACAACAATGGCCGCTGCTTGGGGAGGACGGCATGCTGCGCAGTGGCATCGGAACATGGGGGACAGAATGGTCGCGTTGGAGTCGCCAGAAACTATTGCCGTGGTTGCTGCCCGAAAGCTGCCGCTTTTGCGCCGCGCCGGGAGCGCCCCTCTGTGCTGACTGCCTGCGGGAACTGCCACGGCTGCCCGTCGACCGCTGTAGCTGGTGCGCCTTGCCCGTAAATGACGAGGGTGACTGCCCGGTCTGCAGCATCGAAGCGCCCAGCTACGACTACACTTTTTGCCCTTTCGTGTATGCGCCGCCTCTCGCGGAGGCCATCAGCGCCTGGAAGTTTCACGACGGACTCGATTGGACCCGGCCCTTGGCCGAGGCCTGGATCGAGGCTTGGGAAACACCGCCCCCTCGCCCCGATGCCCTCTTGCCCGTACCTGCACACCCCGCGCGCCTGCGCGAGCGCGGTTACAACCAGGCAGCACTCCTTGCGCGTCATTGGGGTCGGTACTACGACGTATCGGTACGCGATGTCCTGCGCCGGGTGCGCAATACCCCGCATCAGGTCGGCGGCAGCCGCGATCAACGGCGCACTAATCTGCAGTCGGCCTTCACCGTACCTGGCCGTCTGCCACAGCATGTCGCCCTCGTCGATGATGTGATGACCACCGGCAGCACCGCCGAAACCCTCGCCCAATTGCTGCGCGAGCATGGGGTGGCGCGGGTGGACCTGTGGATTCTGGCTCGCGCTTTATGAATCCGCCTCCCTGGCTGGAACTCGTACTCTATCAACCGGAAATCCCGCCCAATACCGGCAATGTGATTCGCCTCTGTGCCAACACCGGGGTTGGGCTGCACCTCATCGAGCCCCTGGGCTTTGCCTGGGAGGACCGTCGCCTGCGGCGAGCAGGACTGGATTACCACGAATTCGCCACGGTCCTTCTCCATTCCTCCTGGACCGATTGCCGTGCCCATCTGGCGGGACGACGTTTCTTTGCCTTCAGCACCAAGGGGAAGCCTGGTAGCTTTGCTGCGGCGCGCTTTCAAGCCGGGGACGTATTGGTCTTCGGCCCCGAAACCCGGGGCTTGCCCGAGGAAATCCTCACCGAATTCTCTCCCGAGACACTGCTTCGCCTGCCCATGCGCCCTGGCCAACGCAGCCTCAACCTGTCGAATAGCTGCGCCGTCGCCGTCTTCGAGGCCTGGCGCCAGCTCGGTTACCCCGGGGGAGATGACGCTGTCATAAAAGTGACATAAAAGTTTCATCAAAATGTCACAATCTTGGTGTAGAGTTTCGGCTTACAAAACCGCCGCTACCCAGGAGTTTCCCGTGAGCACGACAGCCGTACAGGACAGCGATATTGCCGAGGCGCTCAACACCGCGCGCTTCAGCCCTTTTCATCTCAAGGCCATTTGGGCCTCTTCCATGGGTTTTTTCACCTCGGCCTATGACCTCTTCATCATCGGTACCGCCTTGGTTCTGATCAAGGAAGAGTGGCATCTGAGCCCAGACGAAGTCGGTCTGGTAGGCTCCATTTCCCTCATTGCCACCTTTGCTGGTGCCTACCTCTTCGGTATTCTGGCCGACAAGCTCGGACGCAAAAAGATTTACGGGCTGGAGGCCCTGCTGATGACCATCGGCGCCCTGATGTCGGCGGTGGCGCCGAATGTTACAGTGCTGATCATCGCCCGCGTCATTCTGGGCCTGGGTATTGGCGGCGATTACCCCATGTCGGCCGTCTTGATGTCGGAATATGCCAACGCCAAGTCGCGGGGACGCATGGTCTCGCTGGTCTTTTCCGCTCAGGCCATCGGTTTGGTGACGGGGCCAGTGGTGGCTCTCACCCTCCTTGCCGCAGGCATGAACCATGACCTCGCTTGGCGGCTGATGCTCGGGCTCGGCGCCCTGCCCGCTCTGGCGGTGATCTACATTCGCCGCACCCTCCCCGAGTCGCCGCGTTGGCTGGCGCGGGTCAAGGGGGATAGCGAAGCCGCAGCGCGGGAGCTGGCTTCCTTCAGCCTGGGCACCGCTACCGCCCGTAAGCCCGAGAGCAAGATCGTCAAGCAGCCCTTGAGCAAGTATTTCCTGACCCTCATCGGCACCGCCGGCAGTTGGTTCGTTTTTGACTACGCTTACTACGGCAACACCATCTCCACGCCCATGATCATGCATCGCCTGGCCCCCCATGCCGACGTGATCCAGAGCACCGCCCTCAGTCTCATCGTCTTTGCCGTGGCGGCGGTGCCCGGCTACTTCCTGGCCGCTTTCACCATCGATCGTATCGGTCACAAGACCCTGCAGATGCTCGGTTTCTTCATGATGGGCCTGATGTTCCTGCTCATCGGCGCCTTTCCAGCGATTTCCGCCAGTATTGGTGTCTTTCTGGTGATCTACGGCCTGTCCTACTTCTTCGCGGAATACGGTCCCAATACCACCACCTTCGTCATCGCCGGCGAAGTCTTTCCGGTCAATCTGCGCACCACTGGCCACGGCCTCTCTGCCGGTACCGCCAAGGTGGGCGCCTTCCTCGGTGCCTTCATCTTCCCTGTCCTGCTGCACGATTTCGGTCTGCATGGGACGCTGATGATCACCTTCTTCTTCGCCTTGGCCGGCCTGCTCCTTACCATCTTCTTCATCCCCGAGCCGAGCGGCAAAACCTTGGAGGAAGTCAGCGGCGAAGACCGCGTCGTTGCCTTGCACGAGCCCAGCCACCCCGCACCTGTCTGAGGCAAGCAGGAGCCCAGAACGAACCCCGCTACGGCGGGGTTTTTTGCTTTCCGACCGGCCGGTATCCTGTGTTATCCTACTGATCCGGTCCATCGATACTCCAGGGAAGCGGCAGCCAGGCGGCGCAAAACGTCCTCGCGGGCAGGCCGTAAGGTTCGCGTGCGAACCGCCCACAACTTGCCTTCGGCGCAAACAAGTGGGCGGCTGATCCGCACGCTTCACCGACGGCCTGCGGCGCTCGCACCTGAGCAGCCTCCCAGCAGCCGCTTCCCGCAGTTGCACCCGATGACCACGGTATGTATGGGCCGAGTTACGCTGTAGATCCGGGAGGATGATCGATGAGCGGAATGCGCATTCACCCCTTGCGCCTGGATGGTCGAGGGCAGGAAGAGAAGCGGGAAGAAATTCGACGGGTTTTTCACCAGACCTTCAGCCTCGACGAAGAGCTCTTCCAACACCTGCATGGCGAGCGCGCCTGGTATGAAAAGGCCATCCCCTTGCGCCATCCCCTGATTTTCTATTTTGGCCACACCGCCACCTTCTTCACCAACAAGTTTCTCGTTGCCGGGCTCATCGATACACGCATCGATCCCGAGCTCGAGGCGATCTTTGCAGTCGGTGTCGATGAGATGTCCTGGGATGACCTCGACGAGACCCACTATGACTGGCCGCCCGTGGAACGGGTGCGCGCCTACCGCAATCGGGTGCGGGAAATGGTGGATGGGGTGATCAGCCGTTTGCCCCTGGACCTGCCCATTAGCTGGGACTCGCCCTGGTGGGCGGTGCTGATGGGCATCGAACACGAGAACATCCACATCGAGACGAGTTCCGTACTGATGCGACAGTTGCCCCTGGAACGAGTGCGTCCAGTAGCCGCCTTCACCCCCGAGACTCTCGACCACAGCGACGAATGGCCGCAGAACCGGCTGCTACCCGTGGCTGGCGGGCAAGTCCGCCTGGGTAAGGCAGAAGACGACCCCCACTATGGCTGGGACAACGAATACGGTAGTCACGTGCAAAACTTGGAACCCTTCGCGGCGAGCAGGTTTCTGGTCAGCAATGGTGAGTTCCGCGCCTTTGTCGATGATGGCGGCTATCGCGACGCGCGTTGGTGGAGCAGCGAGGGGGACGAGTGGCGCCGCTACACTGGCGCCGAGCATCCGACCTTTTGGGTGCGCAGCCCCGGGGGCTGGCGCTTGCGCCTGATTGCCGAGGAGCGCCCCCTACCTTGGTCCTGGCCAGTAGAGGTGAACTACCACGAGGCAGCGGCCTTCTGTCGCTGGAAATCGGCGCAGACGGGCATTCCCTTGCGGCTGCCCAGCGAAGACGAGTGGCGGCGCCTGCGCGATCTCTCCGCTCTGCCAGACAACGATGGCTGGGGAGAACTGGCCCCGGCGCAGATCGGCCTTGCCTACGGCGCCTCTCCTTGCCCCGTGGATCGCCACCGCCACGGCGAATTTTTCGATGTCGTCGGCAATGTCTGGCAGTGGACGGAAACGCCCATCTATCCCTTTGAGGGCTTTCGCGTCCATCCGTACTACGACGACTTTACCGTGCCCACCTTCGATCAGCGCCACAACCTCATCAAGGGAGGCTCCTTCATCAGCTTGGGGAACGAGAGCCAGAAAGAGGCCCGTTATGCCTTCCGCCGGCATTTCTTCCAGCATGCCGGTTTTCGCTATGTGCAGTCCTCTAACGCCCTGCCCGAGACGCCGGTCTACGAGAGCGATGTCGCCGTGGCCCAGTATTGTCACTTTCACTATGGCCCAGACTACTTCGGCGTTGCCAATTATCCCCAGGCCATGGCCGAACTCGCCCTCGACTGCTGGGGGATCGCCCCCTGGAACGCGCCCTCGACATTGGCTGTTCCGTGGGACGCAGCAGTTTTGCCCTCGCCCAGCGGGCGCGGGAGGTGATTGGCATCGATTTCTCCACCCGCTTCGTGCAGGTGGCGGCGCGTTTGCAGGAGAAGCTGCGCTTCCCCTACGCCATCACCGAGGAAGGCGAACTGCAGAGTCATCATTGGGTCGACTTGGCTGCCCTCGGCCTTGCGGAACAGGCTGGGCGCTGCCAATTCGTGCAGGGGGATGCCTGCAATCTCAAACCGATCTATCGCGATCTCGACCTCGTTCTCGCAGCTAACCTCATCGACCGCCTCAGTGATCCGGCCAAGTTCCTGCGCGACATCGCCGAGCGCATCCGCCCCGGCGGCCTGCTGGTCTTGAGCTCCCCTTACACCTGGCTCGAGGAATTCACTCCCAAGGAGCGTTGGATTGGCGGCCTTCGGGTAAACGGCGAGAGCCGTGATACCTTGACCGGCCTCAAGGAAATCCTCGCCGCGCATTTCGATCTCCACGCGGATTTCCCCCGCGATCTGCCCTTCGTCATCCGCGAGACGGCGCGCAAGTATCAGCATAGCATTGCTCAAGTCAGCGTCTGGCGGCGCCGTTAGCCTGCAGGATCGCAGCCAGCTTTCATAGACGTTCTTCGATGGCCGCCAGGGCGCGCGCGACGGGACCGCCCTGCTGCGCTTGCCAGGTGGCGGCACGTTCCCCCAAGGCGCGGGCCAGCTTGGGGGCGGCGAGATACTCGGCACTGTGGCGCGTAGCTTCCTCGGCACTCGCCACTTGGCAGATGCCATCTGCCGCTTGCAGAGAACGCAGGGTGTCGAAAAAATTTTCCATGTGCGGTCCGACGATAATGGGCTTGCCCCAGGCAGCCGCTTCGATGGGATTGTGCCCCCCCCGCGCGACGAAACTTCCCCCTATCCACACCAGGTCCGCTGCGCCATAGAGGTCGATCAGCTCGCCCAGGGTATCGACCAGATACACGGGATCGTCCGGTCCGGGAAACTGCCTCTGGCTGCGGCGCGACGCGGACAGCCCAATGCTGCGCAGTTGTTCCGCCAAGGCGTCACCCCGCTCCGGATGGCGCGGAATCAGCACGAGCAGCAGCTGCGGTTCGATCTTGCGCAAGGTTGGCAACGAATTCCAAGCCAGCTCCTCTTCGCCGGGATGGGTCGAGGCAAAGACCCAAACCCGCCTGCCGGCAAAGCGCTCCCGCCAGAGCGCGGCCCGCTCTCGCGAGCCGCTACCGATCTGCAGGTCGAGCTTCATCTGCCCTTGTATGCGGACGTCGGTTGCGCCCAGCTCTGCGAAGCGCTGCGCGTCTTCCGAACTCTGCGCGCCAACCCAGTCCAGCCCCGCGAGGGCCGGGGCAAAGAGTGAGGCAAAGCGGCGATACCCTGCCAACGAGCGCGCCGACAGGCGTCCGTTGAGAAGCATCATCGGAATCCCTCGTTGCCGCGCAGCACCAAGGAGACCAGGCCACAGTTCGGTCTCCATCAGTACCCCAAGGCGCGGCTGGCTACGTTCCAGGAAACGCTGCACCGCGCCGGGGAGGTCATAGGGGAGGTAGGCTTGTGCGACCATCCCCGACAACTCCCGTGCCAGCAACGTCCTCCCGGTCGGAGTCGTGCTAGTAACAAGGATCGGCAGATCGGGGTGCCGCTCACGCAACTGGCGGATCAACGGCAGGGCAGCCATCCCCTCCCCCACACTCACCGCATGGATCCAGAGGGGCCGATCCTGGCGCCGCGGCACCCAGCCGAAGCGCTCCTGCCAATGGGCGCGATAGACCGGGCGGCGAAGAATCCGCTGCCAGGTGAAGAGCAAGAGCACCGGGGTGAGGAGCCAGGTGAGCAGGCGGTAGAGCTGCGGCATCATTCCCGGCGCAAGATCCGATCCGTCAACCAGTCGAGACGGTACCAAGGGCGAAAGCTAGCCAGGATTTCCTCTCGATCGTATTCCATCTCTACCCAGGAACGCAGACTCATCCCTGGCTTTTGTGTCAGTTCCGCCACGGCGCGCTCAAAAAACCAGTCCAGGATCCCGGTGTTGGCATGGCGAATGTGTCCATAGGGCCAAAGGCGCAGCTGTGCGCGGGCTTCGGTGAGCGGCACGGCATAGCGCTGGTGCAGCAGCAAGGTGGCGATGAAGCCGGCCCGATCCGCTCCCGACTTGCAGTGCACGAGCAGACGGGGGGGAAGCGTGGGAATCTGGTCGAGGAAGCGCAGCAGTGGCTCGCGACGTGGCAAATCGCGGGAACCAAAACCGTGGATGGGTAGATGCTGAATACCAAGGGCATCGCAGGCATCCTGCTCGAGGCGAAAGTGCGGCTCCGATGGCGCGGGTGCACGAATGTTGAGGATGGCGTCGAAACGGTGCGCCTCCTGCCAGCGCCGTATCTGCCAGGGGGCAGGCTGGGCAGAGCGAAAGAGTCCGGGGGCCACCTCGTGCAGATTGGCATAGAAGAGTTCGCGGAAGACGCCGTGATCGGTCCAGAACTGGTGGCGACGGAAGCGCCGGGTTTCTGCGCGGCTCAGGGCACTGCCAGAGTTCATGGGGCCGCCAGCAATGGGGCCAGAGCCGCCCAGACTCTCTCGGGTAACAGACTTTCCTGGCATGGAATCGGCTCTTCTGGCGTGGCGATGCGCCGGCAGCGGGTACTACCGCAAGGCGCGCAGGATTCCGCGGACTGCAAAACCGTGATCTGCCGCGATGCCTGCTCTGGCGCCGTCGGACCATAGAGGGTGACGCCCGGCAGCCCGAGGGCAGCGGCCAAGTAGGAAAGCCCCGTATCCATGCCTACAAAGGCCCGCGCCGCAACCATGATTCTGCCCAAATCCTCCAGGTTCAGTGTTGGCAGGGCTTGCACATTCGGCGCCGCCATGGTGATGGATTCTACGCGAAGCCTCTCCCGCTCGTCGACGGCGGGTAACAGCAGCCGATAGCCAATCTCCCCCAGACGCTGCGCCAGGCGGACCCAATGATTTGCGGGCCACTCCTTGTTCTGCCAGGCGCGGGAAGTGGCATGAAAGCCCAGTACAAAAGGGGTACTCTGGCGCAGGGTTTCGATGCCTGCGGCTGCCGGCCCACGCCAGCGCTCGATCTGGCTGGCCAAACCATAATCCGCCGCACCCGCCGGACGCGGATAGGCGAAAACCTGGGCAAAGAGCTCGCGATTACGCTGGATTGCCGTCGGTCCCCAAGGGACGACATGACGCTGCCCATAGAGATAACTGGCCAAGGGCTCGCGGGCGCTGCGCGTCGAAAGGCCCGCCACCCTCGCCCCGGCAAGGTGGGCTAGAAATGCACTTTTGTAGAGGCCTTGGCTGTCCAGTGCCAGGTCATAGGCCTCGGCGCGCAGCTCCCGCCGCAGTCGCCCCACGGCGCGCAGCAGTTCCTTCCCTCCCCGCGGGCGCTGGCGCAGGGAAAATTCCCAGCTCCGGCGCACGACTGGGTGCCAGGAAGCCACTGGCGCAAAGGCCGGCTCGATGAGCCAGTCGAGCAACACATCCCCCCGCGCCGCCTGCAGATCCGTCAGCGCCGGCAGGGTATGCAGCACGTCGCCGAGGGAACTCAGGCGGACGAGGAGAACTTTCATCTGCGCTCCGCCTGGAGCATTTCCCGGGCCATGGCATACTTCATGAACGCTCCCAGGGCGTTGGTCCCGGCGATGGCGGCACCATCCACACCATCGAGAAGGCCCAGGCGGAAGACATACCCGCGGAGAAACGCCGCCAGGCCGTGGGAGATCGGGGCGTGGGCGGCGATTGGCCGCCCTCGAGCTACCAATTTTTCTGCGCTCAACTGCGCGTAGCGCTGCATTTTTTGCAAAAGTTGCTGATACGTCTCGTAGGAGTAGTGATCCAGGGCCAAGACGCCCAGCTCTGCCGTCGGCCCAACGCAATGCCAGGACTCATGCACCGCCTCCGACAGATCATAGCTGCCGTGGCGACGATCGAAGAGGCGCAGCACCCGATCCCCTGCCCAATCGCCGTGGCGGATGCGCTTGCCGTGGAAGTAGCTGCAGCGACGCAAGAAGTACGCGCCGGCATCCGGCCCTGTACGCAGGAGCTCGACAATGGCCTCCCGCCCCTGGGCGCGCAGAACTTCATCGGCATCGAGCATGAGAATCCAATCGTTGCCTGCCGCCTCCACGGCAAACTGCCGCTGCGCCGCAAAACCGCACCAAGGATGTTGCAGAACCCGCGCCCCATGGCTTGCGGCCACCGTCGTCGTAGCGTCACGGGAACCGCCATCCACCACCAGGATCTCGTCGGCAACAGCAACGCTGCTGCGCAGGGAGCGATCCAAGGCAGCGGCGCAATCTTGCGCCACATACACCAAGGACAGCTTTATCGTCATCCCTGCCCCCTTGCCGGCCAACGTGCCAGCAACGGCATGCCCGCGAAGAGGGCGATATTGACCGCATCGGCGTAGCCCCAGCTCAGGGAATCGAAAAGACCGCCAATCACGTAAATGGCAAAGTAACTCAAGACGAACCAACCCTGGGGGAGAAGCGCGCTCGCCAGGACTCTCGACCAATTGCCCACAGAACCCATAGGAAAAGAGCTAGGCCGATGATACCCAGGCTTGCGGCCTCACTCAGAAAACTGTTGGCAGCGGTATTCATGATGAAGCCGGGAGTGGCAGGAAGGAGATGCTGCGCCTGCAGCTGTAGAACAGCGGGGTAGAAGTCGCCGGTACCCACTCCAAAGATCGGGTGCAGCCAGAACAGCAATGCGCCACCCCACATGGCAACGAGACGAATTCCCCAGCTCGTCTTCACGTCCGCCTGCGCCGGGGAAAAGCTCACCAGTTCGTGCACACCAACCATCAGATGTTGGCGGACTTCTGGAATCGCAAGCAACAGCATTGCACCCAGAAATCCGACGAGGGGCAAGGCCCAGCGCCAACGCCCGGGGTAAAGCAAAAACAGGGCAACGGGCAGCA
This sequence is a window from Acidithiobacillus sp. AMEEHan. Protein-coding genes within it:
- a CDS encoding alpha/beta fold hydrolase; the encoded protein is MSVPCESKPLILLHGWGMDRRIFAPWLPYLQPDFRPGCWDLPGHGSRPCPPEGWDWEAELAHLRECLLGLPQPPILLGWSLGGLIALALALGPQPPIAGLVLAASSPCFVQRSDWSAGIPAAQLQAFADELEGDAAAVRRRFLALQVLGDAEARRNLPRVEDWPLPDRRCLRAGLGFLQGLDLRPALRSLPFPVLILSGSDDRIVPPAAGRYLHQALSGSVLHCLPSGHAPFLAQPAACAAALREVFLP
- a CDS encoding 8-amino-7-oxononanoate synthase, whose amino-acid sequence is MEDGWAQALAERSALGLLRQTEVLQPAPGMRPLYHDAAGRLLLSFASNDYLGLARHPALREAAQQSFAVGEFGSGAAPLLGGERRQHAELAAALASWLGVEAVLLFGSGYLANLGVFGALTSAQDHLFLDRLAHASLIDGARLSGARLQRFRHNDLEHLETLLRKPRSGRAWIVSEGVFSMDGDLAPLPELLALAQRYDAALILDEAHAFGVLGREGRGSVEHWQCDGDALILRIGTLGKAFGSYGAFVASSAFPICWLQQAARSYLFHTALPASLAAATLAALPLLQQAQDRREHLQRLRQRLQAGLHGRPFLPSQTPIQGLILGSNAAALAAAAALRAAGIYCPAVRPPTVPQGQARLRISLSAAHSIEDIEQLLHALERV
- a CDS encoding ComF family protein, with the protein product MLRSGIGTWGTEWSRWSRQKLLPWLLPESCRFCAAPGAPLCADCLRELPRLPVDRCSWCALPVNDEGDCPVCSIEAPSYDYTFCPFVYAPPLAEAISAWKFHDGLDWTRPLAEAWIEAWETPPPRPDALLPVPAHPARLRERGYNQAALLARHWGRYYDVSVRDVLRRVRNTPHQVGGSRDQRRTNLQSAFTVPGRLPQHVALVDDVMTTGSTAETLAQLLREHGVARVDLWILARAL
- a CDS encoding tRNA (cytidine(34)-2'-O)-methyltransferase; protein product: MNPPPWLELVLYQPEIPPNTGNVIRLCANTGVGLHLIEPLGFAWEDRRLRRAGLDYHEFATVLLHSSWTDCRAHLAGRRFFAFSTKGKPGSFAAARFQAGDVLVFGPETRGLPEEILTEFSPETLLRLPMRPGQRSLNLSNSCAVAVFEAWRQLGYPGGDDAVIKVT
- a CDS encoding MFS transporter — protein: MSTTAVQDSDIAEALNTARFSPFHLKAIWASSMGFFTSAYDLFIIGTALVLIKEEWHLSPDEVGLVGSISLIATFAGAYLFGILADKLGRKKIYGLEALLMTIGALMSAVAPNVTVLIIARVILGLGIGGDYPMSAVLMSEYANAKSRGRMVSLVFSAQAIGLVTGPVVALTLLAAGMNHDLAWRLMLGLGALPALAVIYIRRTLPESPRWLARVKGDSEAAARELASFSLGTATARKPESKIVKQPLSKYFLTLIGTAGSWFVFDYAYYGNTISTPMIMHRLAPHADVIQSTALSLIVFAVAAVPGYFLAAFTIDRIGHKTLQMLGFFMMGLMFLLIGAFPAISASIGVFLVIYGLSYFFAEYGPNTTTFVIAGEVFPVNLRTTGHGLSAGTAKVGAFLGAFIFPVLLHDFGLHGTLMITFFFALAGLLLTIFFIPEPSGKTLEEVSGEDRVVALHEPSHPAPV
- the ovoA gene encoding 5-histidylcysteine sulfoxide synthase — translated: MSGMRIHPLRLDGRGQEEKREEIRRVFHQTFSLDEELFQHLHGERAWYEKAIPLRHPLIFYFGHTATFFTNKFLVAGLIDTRIDPELEAIFAVGVDEMSWDDLDETHYDWPPVERVRAYRNRVREMVDGVISRLPLDLPISWDSPWWAVLMGIEHENIHIETSSVLMRQLPLERVRPVAAFTPETLDHSDEWPQNRLLPVAGGQVRLGKAEDDPHYGWDNEYGSHVQNLEPFAASRFLVSNGEFRAFVDDGGYRDARWWSSEGDEWRRYTGAEHPTFWVRSPGGWRLRLIAEERPLPWSWPVEVNYHEAAAFCRWKSAQTGIPLRLPSEDEWRRLRDLSALPDNDGWGELAPAQIGLAYGASPCPVDRHRHGEFFDVVGNVWQWTETPIYPFEGFRVHPYYDDFTVPTFDQRHNLIKGGSFISLGNESQKEARYAFRRHFFQHAGFRYVQSSNALPETPVYESDVAVAQYCHFHYGPDYFGVANYPQAMAELALDCWGIAPWNAPSTLAVPWDAAVLPSPSGRGR
- a CDS encoding putative 4-mercaptohistidine N1-methyltransferase, giving the protein MGRSSFALAQRAREVIGIDFSTRFVQVAARLQEKLRFPYAITEEGELQSHHWVDLAALGLAEQAGRCQFVQGDACNLKPIYRDLDLVLAANLIDRLSDPAKFLRDIAERIRPGGLLVLSSPYTWLEEFTPKERWIGGLRVNGESRDTLTGLKEILAAHFDLHADFPRDLPFVIRETARKYQHSIAQVSVWRRR
- a CDS encoding 3-deoxy-D-manno-octulosonic acid transferase, yielding MMPQLYRLLTWLLTPVLLLFTWQRILRRPVYRAHWQERFGWVPRRQDRPLWIHAVSVGEGMAALPLIRQLRERHPDLPILVTSTTPTGRTLLARELSGMVAQAYLPYDLPGAVQRFLERSQPRLGVLMETELWPGLLGAARQRGIPMMLLNGRLSARSLAGYRRFASLFAPALAGLDWVGAQSSEDAQRFAELGATDVRIQGQMKLDLQIGSGSRERAALWRERFAGRRVWVFASTHPGEEELAWNSLPTLRKIEPQLLLVLIPRHPERGDALAEQLRSIGLSASRRSQRQFPGPDDPVYLVDTLGELIDLYGAADLVWIGGSFVARGGHNPIEAAAWGKPIIVGPHMENFFDTLRSLQAADGICQVASAEEATRHSAEYLAAPKLARALGERAATWQAQQGGPVARALAAIEERL
- a CDS encoding protein tyrosine phosphatase, whose amino-acid sequence is MPGKSVTRESLGGSGPIAGGPMNSGSALSRAETRRFRRHQFWTDHGVFRELFYANLHEVAPGLFRSAQPAPWQIRRWQEAHRFDAILNIRAPAPSEPHFRLEQDACDALGIQHLPIHGFGSRDLPRREPLLRFLDQIPTLPPRLLVHCKSGADRAGFIATLLLHQRYAVPLTEARAQLRLWPYGHIRHANTGILDWFFERAVAELTQKPGMSLRSWVEMEYDREEILASFRPWYRLDWLTDRILRRE
- the waaC gene encoding lipopolysaccharide heptosyltransferase I, whose translation is MKVLLVRLSSLGDVLHTLPALTDLQAARGDVLLDWLIEPAFAPVASWHPVVRRSWEFSLRQRPRGGKELLRAVGRLRRELRAEAYDLALDSQGLYKSAFLAHLAGARVAGLSTRSAREPLASYLYGQRHVVPWGPTAIQRNRELFAQVFAYPRPAGAADYGLASQIERWRGPAAAGIETLRQSTPFVLGFHATSRAWQNKEWPANHWVRLAQRLGEIGYRLLLPAVDERERLRVESITMAAPNVQALPTLNLEDLGRIMVAARAFVGMDTGLSYLAAALGLPGVTLYGPTAPEQASRQITVLQSAESCAPCGSTRCRRIATPEEPIPCQESLLPERVWAALAPLLAAP